The following proteins come from a genomic window of Streptomyces sp. Sge12:
- a CDS encoding roadblock/LC7 domain-containing protein, producing MTTSPNTAAANDAIYSVLDNNLSRIAGIQGAVLLSNDGIKLSAYLLDEPQAERMAAAASGIASTMKAISRDVDGGRVIRQLVEMDDRYLCIVGCGEGSTLIVVTSRKARLGELGGEAVRTAQALGEWLGTPERGQPSA from the coding sequence ATGACCACCTCACCGAACACTGCGGCAGCCAACGACGCGATCTACAGCGTCCTCGACAACAACCTGAGCAGGATCGCCGGCATCCAGGGAGCCGTGCTCCTGTCCAACGACGGCATCAAGCTCAGCGCCTACCTGCTGGACGAGCCCCAGGCCGAGCGCATGGCGGCCGCGGCCTCCGGCATCGCGTCCACGATGAAGGCGATATCCCGGGACGTCGACGGCGGTCGCGTCATCCGCCAGCTCGTCGAGATGGACGACCGGTACCTGTGCATCGTCGGATGCGGCGAGGGCAGCACGCTCATCGTGGTCACCTCCCGCAAGGCGCGCCTCGGCGAACTGGGCGGCGAGGCCGTACGGACCGCGCAGGCACTCGGCGAGTGGCTGGGCACCCCCGAGCGCGGCCAGCCGTCCGCGTAA
- a CDS encoding sensor histidine kinase — protein sequence MSPTEPEGIRRQSTPRRRRTVRLRTLLIWLAVVPTVAMGTQVALTAERLLDQSAQLRSDVVAAERIGAPLYTLMVDMQAERTATAARWAGTGESEGELRARREATDLAAAEFRRLAVDPERSFGEVTRQLDKLPDHRLRADARSGTADSTLAYYSEVIGKVIQVYQQEFSHAEDAELAQASRPVVSMLQATEMVAREDTVLALAGPSGELTFAGYDQFVSALGAQRYLHEALIVPHLTARDQRFYERVVGSSDWQTKTRIESAVLSGHKDIVSGIKLPAEIAGWPSAHANFSVQMTTLNIDLARSVLARGDAKAGELQTEVAWLIGGSAGGLLAVVVVVVLTTRSVLRRLHDLHERTVTVAEETLPDVVSRLQRGQTVDPEALPAVSGDRDEVGRISDAFARAVAVSVDGHRRLAAERHGFGLFASGIASRTGNLVSRQLSLTEDLQDTFGHDEALLAELMRADQLTVGMRRQIENLLILAGGEVPDPHTEPMRVADLLREAAAEVEDFRRIERQALDETSVEPSAISRISHLLAELLDNATRFSPPRSKVVIRAEVVTDGLSVEIEDRGPRVSPERYEEMNGRLHAAPPYSVLAQNAHRLGLFVVGHLAEQLHATVTLRRSVYGGTSAVVILPAELLVATGDRDPRTTGEPEPQRALQAPAAVRELLPAPTPAPAADLVPAPAVAAAAAVTGPPAAGGPEPAPEPVAHTSAGLPSRRTKAPAAVPAAAPAPLVPVPVPALAGRPALPERVPQTHIAEQLREPRAQETVVRPDTATPEEVADAWADYEQGTQTVEEELRRDQP from the coding sequence ATGTCTCCCACAGAACCCGAAGGCATACGACGGCAGTCGACGCCCCGTCGGCGGCGCACCGTGCGCCTGCGCACCCTGCTCATCTGGCTGGCCGTGGTCCCCACCGTCGCGATGGGCACCCAAGTGGCTTTGACCGCGGAGCGGTTGCTGGACCAGTCGGCGCAACTGCGGTCCGACGTGGTGGCCGCCGAGCGGATCGGCGCCCCGCTCTACACGCTCATGGTCGACATGCAGGCCGAGCGGACGGCGACCGCCGCCCGCTGGGCGGGCACCGGCGAGTCCGAGGGCGAACTGCGCGCCCGGCGCGAGGCCACCGATCTGGCCGCCGCCGAGTTCCGACGCCTGGCGGTCGATCCGGAGCGGTCCTTCGGCGAAGTGACCCGGCAGCTCGACAAGCTCCCCGACCACCGCCTGCGGGCCGACGCCCGCAGCGGCACCGCCGACAGCACGCTGGCCTACTACTCCGAGGTGATCGGCAAGGTCATCCAGGTGTACCAGCAGGAGTTCAGCCACGCGGAGGACGCCGAACTCGCCCAGGCGAGCCGGCCCGTGGTCTCGATGCTCCAGGCCACCGAGATGGTGGCGCGCGAGGACACCGTCCTGGCCCTGGCCGGCCCCTCCGGCGAACTGACCTTCGCCGGCTACGACCAGTTCGTCAGCGCCCTGGGCGCCCAGCGGTACTTGCACGAGGCGCTGATCGTGCCGCACCTGACGGCCCGGGACCAGCGGTTCTACGAGCGGGTCGTCGGCTCCTCGGACTGGCAGACCAAGACACGCATCGAGAGCGCCGTCCTCTCCGGGCACAAGGACATCGTCTCGGGCATCAAACTGCCCGCCGAGATCGCCGGCTGGCCCTCCGCGCACGCCAACTTCTCGGTGCAGATGACCACGCTCAACATCGACCTGGCGCGCTCGGTCCTCGCCCGCGGTGACGCCAAGGCCGGCGAGCTGCAGACCGAGGTCGCCTGGCTGATCGGAGGCAGCGCCGGCGGTCTGCTGGCCGTCGTCGTCGTGGTCGTCCTCACCACCCGGTCGGTCCTGCGCCGCCTCCACGACCTGCACGAACGCACGGTGACCGTCGCGGAGGAGACCCTGCCCGACGTCGTCTCCCGGCTCCAGCGCGGACAGACCGTGGACCCCGAGGCCCTGCCGGCCGTGAGCGGTGACCGGGACGAGGTCGGACGCATCAGCGACGCCTTCGCCCGGGCCGTCGCGGTGTCCGTCGACGGACACCGCCGGCTCGCCGCCGAGCGCCACGGATTCGGCCTGTTCGCCTCCGGCATCGCCTCACGGACCGGGAACCTGGTCAGCCGCCAGCTGAGCCTCACCGAGGACCTCCAGGACACCTTCGGCCACGACGAGGCCCTCCTCGCCGAGCTGATGCGGGCCGACCAGCTGACGGTCGGCATGCGGCGCCAGATCGAGAACCTGCTCATCCTCGCGGGCGGCGAGGTTCCCGACCCGCACACCGAGCCCATGCGCGTGGCCGACCTGCTGCGCGAAGCGGCCGCGGAGGTCGAGGACTTCCGGCGCATCGAGCGGCAGGCCCTGGACGAGACCAGTGTGGAACCGAGCGCGATCAGCCGGATCAGCCACCTGCTCGCGGAGCTGCTGGACAACGCCACCCGGTTCTCCCCGCCGCGGTCCAAGGTGGTCATCCGCGCCGAGGTGGTGACCGACGGGCTGTCCGTCGAGATCGAGGACCGCGGGCCGCGCGTGAGCCCGGAGCGCTACGAGGAGATGAACGGGCGCCTGCACGCGGCCCCGCCGTACTCCGTCCTCGCGCAGAACGCCCACCGGCTCGGGCTCTTCGTCGTCGGGCACCTCGCCGAGCAGCTCCACGCCACGGTCACCCTGCGCCGCTCGGTGTACGGGGGCACCTCGGCGGTGGTGATCCTGCCCGCGGAGCTGCTGGTGGCGACCGGCGACCGGGACCCGCGCACCACCGGGGAGCCCGAGCCGCAGCGGGCGTTGCAGGCCCCGGCCGCCGTCCGCGAGCTGCTCCCGGCGCCCACCCCCGCCCCCGCTGCCGACCTCGTCCCGGCTCCGGCCGTCGCCGCGGCCGCCGCCGTGACCGGTCCGCCCGCGGCGGGCGGGCCCGAGCCCGCACCCGAGCCGGTCGCGCACACGAGCGCCGGGCTGCCGAGCCGCCGTACCAAGGCCCCCGCGGCCGTGCCCGCGGCCGCACCCGCCCCGCTGGTACCCGTACCCGTACCCGCACTCGCGGGCCGCCCGGCCCTCCCGGAGCGCGTCCCGCAGACCCACATCGCCGAGCAGCTGCGCGAGCCCCGCGCGCAGGAGACCGTGGTCCGGCCCGACACCGCGACACCCGAAGAGGTGGCCGATGCCTGGGCGGACTACGAACAGGGGACCCAGACAGTGGAAGAAGAGCTCCGACGGGATCAGCCATGA
- the msrB gene encoding peptide-methionine (R)-S-oxide reductase MsrB — protein MSYEVEKTDEQWQAELTPSEYQVLRLAGTEPAFRGEYTDTKTEGVYSCRGCGSELFRSSEKFESHCGWPSFFDPKDTDAVELIADTSHGMVRTEVRCAKCGSHLGHVFEGEGYPTPTDQRYCINSISLRLTPTEG, from the coding sequence ATGTCGTACGAGGTCGAGAAGACGGACGAGCAGTGGCAGGCGGAGCTGACCCCGTCCGAGTACCAGGTACTGCGCCTGGCGGGCACCGAACCGGCCTTCCGCGGTGAGTACACGGACACCAAGACGGAGGGCGTCTACTCCTGCCGCGGCTGCGGGTCCGAGCTGTTCCGCTCGTCGGAGAAGTTCGAGTCGCACTGCGGCTGGCCGTCCTTCTTCGACCCGAAGGACACCGACGCGGTCGAACTGATCGCGGACACCTCGCACGGCATGGTCCGCACGGAGGTCCGCTGCGCGAAGTGCGGGTCCCACCTCGGCCACGTGTTCGAGGGCGAGGGCTACCCGACCCCGACGGACCAGCGGTACTGCATCAACAGCATCTCCCTGCGCCTGACCCCGACGGAGGGCTGA
- the murC gene encoding UDP-N-acetylmuramate--L-alanine ligase has product MKPGLPTAMERPHFIGIGGAGMSGIAKILAQRGAHVAGSDSRGDSETAEALRAHGVTVHGGHAAENLAADSTCVVVSSAIRADNPELARAAELGIPVVHRSDALAALMDGLRPIAVAGTHGKTTTTSMLAVSLSALGLDPSYAIGGDLDAPGSNAHHGEGDIFVAEADESDRTFHKYTPQVAIILNAELDHHANYASIEEIYESFETFVGEVVPGGTLVVAHGQEGAAEIARRVAGREGLTVVTYGEEDGADVRITKITPRGLTSEVTVVLDGRMLTFTVSVPGRHYAHNAVAALAAGVALGIPAHNLASALGKYTGVKRRLQLKGEAAGVQVIDSYAHHPTEMTADLEAIRGAAGDARILVVFQPHLFSRTQELGKEMGQSLSLADASLVLDIYPAREDPIPGVTSELIIAAARSAGADVTAEHDKAAVADAIAGMAKPGDLVLTMGAGDVTDLGPAILARLSS; this is encoded by the coding sequence ATGAAGCCCGGCCTGCCGACCGCGATGGAACGGCCCCACTTCATCGGTATCGGCGGCGCCGGCATGTCCGGCATCGCGAAGATCCTGGCCCAGCGGGGAGCACACGTCGCGGGCAGCGACTCCCGCGGCGACTCCGAGACCGCCGAGGCGCTGCGCGCCCACGGCGTGACCGTCCACGGCGGCCACGCCGCCGAGAACCTCGCCGCCGACTCCACCTGCGTGGTCGTCTCCAGCGCCATCCGCGCGGACAATCCCGAGCTGGCCCGTGCCGCCGAGCTCGGCATCCCCGTCGTGCACCGCTCCGACGCCCTGGCCGCCCTGATGGACGGGCTGCGCCCGATCGCCGTCGCGGGCACGCACGGCAAGACGACCACCACCTCGATGCTCGCGGTGTCCCTCTCGGCCCTGGGCCTGGACCCCTCCTACGCCATCGGCGGCGACCTGGACGCCCCCGGCTCCAACGCGCACCACGGCGAGGGCGACATCTTCGTCGCCGAGGCGGACGAGAGCGACCGCACCTTCCACAAGTACACCCCGCAGGTCGCGATCATCCTCAACGCGGAGCTCGACCACCACGCGAACTACGCCTCCATCGAGGAGATCTACGAGTCCTTCGAGACCTTCGTCGGCGAGGTCGTGCCCGGTGGCACCCTCGTCGTCGCCCACGGCCAGGAGGGCGCGGCCGAGATCGCCCGCCGGGTCGCCGGCAGGGAAGGCCTCACCGTCGTCACGTACGGCGAGGAGGACGGCGCCGACGTCCGCATCACCAAGATCACCCCGCGCGGTCTGACCAGCGAGGTCACCGTGGTCCTGGACGGCCGGATGCTCACCTTCACCGTCTCGGTCCCCGGCCGCCACTACGCGCACAACGCCGTCGCGGCCCTCGCGGCGGGCGTGGCGCTCGGCATCCCGGCGCACAACCTCGCGAGCGCGCTCGGCAAGTACACCGGCGTCAAGCGCCGCCTCCAGCTCAAGGGCGAGGCCGCCGGCGTCCAGGTCATCGACTCCTACGCGCACCACCCCACCGAGATGACCGCCGACCTGGAGGCCATCCGCGGAGCCGCCGGGGACGCCCGCATCCTGGTCGTCTTCCAGCCGCACCTCTTCTCCCGCACCCAGGAGCTGGGCAAGGAGATGGGCCAGTCGCTGTCCCTCGCCGACGCCTCCCTGGTCCTGGACATCTACCCGGCCCGTGAGGACCCGATCCCCGGCGTCACCAGCGAGCTCATCATCGCTGCCGCCCGGTCGGCCGGCGCCGACGTCACCGCCGAGCACGACAAGGCGGCCGTCGCCGACGCCATCGCGGGAATGGCCAAGCCCGGCGATCTCGTTCTCACCATGGGCGCGGGCGACGTCACGGACCTCGGTCCGGCCATCCTCGCCCGGCTGTCGAGCTGA
- a CDS encoding pyrimidine reductase family protein has translation MRRLFPVTDQTSAPPRDPAHGAADREWSLDELAEAYAYPELAADGHWLRANMVSTLDGAAQHDGRSQPISGETDMRIFGTLRALADVVVVGAETVRQEGYRPARAREAFAARRAASGQGPAPAIAVVTASLDLDFSLPLFTSPLVPTLVVTGADAPADRVAEAVRAGAEVVVAGEGAGVDTGRAVRELAARGLRRQLTEGGPRLLGQFVAADALDELCLTISPMLTAGGAQRIAGGPSVTVPHRLAPACVLEEAGFLFTSYRRI, from the coding sequence ATGCGACGCCTGTTCCCTGTGACCGATCAGACATCAGCCCCGCCCCGGGATCCGGCCCACGGGGCGGCCGACCGGGAGTGGTCGCTCGACGAGCTGGCGGAGGCCTACGCGTACCCCGAGCTCGCGGCGGACGGCCACTGGCTCCGGGCGAACATGGTCTCCACCCTGGACGGGGCCGCCCAGCACGACGGCCGCTCGCAGCCCATCTCCGGCGAGACCGACATGAGGATCTTCGGCACCCTGCGGGCGCTGGCCGATGTGGTGGTCGTCGGCGCGGAAACGGTTCGCCAGGAGGGGTACCGCCCCGCCCGTGCCCGGGAGGCCTTCGCCGCCCGCCGGGCCGCCTCCGGGCAGGGCCCGGCCCCCGCCATCGCCGTGGTCACCGCGAGCCTCGACCTGGACTTCTCGCTGCCCCTGTTCACCTCCCCGCTGGTGCCGACCCTGGTGGTCACCGGGGCCGACGCGCCCGCCGACCGGGTGGCCGAGGCGGTCCGGGCCGGGGCCGAGGTCGTGGTGGCCGGTGAGGGCGCGGGCGTGGACACCGGCCGGGCGGTCCGCGAGCTCGCCGCGCGCGGGCTGCGCCGCCAGCTCACCGAGGGCGGGCCCCGGCTGCTGGGCCAGTTCGTGGCCGCCGACGCGCTGGACGAGCTCTGCCTGACGATCTCCCCGATGCTCACGGCGGGCGGGGCCCAGCGGATCGCCGGCGGCCCTTCCGTCACGGTTCCGCACCGGCTCGCGCCCGCGTGCGTACTGGAAGAGGCCGGGTTCCTCTTCACGAGCTACCGTCGGATCTGA
- the zapE gene encoding cell division protein ZapE, with product MADAGPQALCAREPRVPAERLVAEMVPPPRFDSVRFDTYNPDPTQPSQSEAVTVLSGFAAGLGGAHASGSGKKRWFSKKPAAPAAPRGVYLDGGYGVGKTHLLASLWHATPAEPALKAFGTFVELTNLVGALGFQQTVQTLGGHRLLCIDEFELDDPGDTVLVSSLLSRLVEQGVALAATSNTLPGKLGEGRFAAADFLREIQGLSAHFRPLRIDGQDYRHRGLPEAPAPFSDEQVTKAAYATAGASLDDFPGLLEHLAKVHPSRYGALTDGLTAVCLTDVGPVPDQSTALRLVVLADRLYDREVPVLASGVPFDQLFSEEMLNGGYRKKYFRAISRLTALARDAKPLVSQ from the coding sequence ATAGCCGACGCCGGCCCCCAGGCCCTGTGCGCGCGCGAGCCCCGGGTGCCCGCCGAGCGGCTGGTGGCCGAGATGGTGCCGCCGCCGCGCTTCGACTCGGTGCGCTTCGACACGTACAACCCGGACCCGACCCAGCCGAGCCAGTCCGAGGCCGTCACCGTGCTGAGCGGCTTCGCCGCCGGTCTGGGCGGGGCGCACGCCAGCGGCTCCGGCAAGAAGCGCTGGTTCTCGAAGAAGCCGGCCGCCCCCGCCGCCCCGCGCGGGGTCTACCTCGACGGCGGCTACGGCGTCGGCAAGACCCACCTGCTCGCCTCGCTGTGGCACGCCACCCCGGCCGAGCCCGCGCTCAAGGCCTTCGGCACCTTCGTGGAGCTGACCAACCTGGTCGGCGCGCTCGGCTTCCAGCAGACCGTGCAGACCCTGGGCGGGCACCGGCTGCTGTGCATCGACGAGTTCGAGCTGGACGACCCGGGCGACACCGTCCTGGTGTCCTCGCTGCTCAGCCGCCTCGTCGAGCAGGGCGTGGCGCTCGCCGCCACCTCCAACACGCTGCCCGGCAAGCTCGGCGAGGGCCGCTTCGCCGCCGCCGACTTCCTGCGCGAGATCCAGGGGCTGTCGGCGCACTTCCGGCCGCTGCGCATCGACGGCCAGGACTACCGCCACCGCGGTCTGCCCGAGGCCCCCGCTCCGTTCTCCGACGAGCAGGTCACCAAGGCGGCGTACGCGACCGCGGGCGCGAGCCTGGACGACTTCCCCGGCCTGCTGGAACACCTGGCCAAGGTGCACCCGAGCCGCTACGGCGCGCTCACCGACGGCCTCACGGCCGTCTGCCTGACCGACGTCGGCCCGGTGCCGGACCAGTCGACGGCGCTGCGGCTGGTGGTGCTGGCCGACCGGCTGTACGACCGCGAGGTCCCGGTCCTGGCCTCCGGAGTCCCCTTCGATCAGCTGTTCAGTGAGGAAATGCTGAACGGCGGCTATCGGAAGAAGTACTTCCGCGCCATATCGCGGCTCACCGCGCTGGCGCGCGACGCGAAGCCTCTGGTCTCCCAGTAG
- a CDS encoding OsmC family protein, producing the protein MATTRTAHTVWEGDLLKGKGVVSLDSSGIGSYDVSWPSRAEQANGKTSPEELIAAAHSSCYSMALSHGLAGAGTPPTRLETKADVTFQPGEGITGIHLTVRAEVPGLDAEGFAAAAEDAKKNCPVSQALTGTTITLSSELV; encoded by the coding sequence ATGGCCACCACGCGTACCGCGCACACCGTCTGGGAAGGCGACCTGCTGAAGGGCAAGGGTGTCGTCAGCCTGGACTCCTCGGGCATCGGTTCGTACGACGTCTCCTGGCCCTCCCGAGCCGAGCAGGCGAACGGCAAGACCAGTCCGGAAGAGCTGATCGCCGCCGCCCACTCCAGCTGCTACTCGATGGCGCTCTCGCACGGTCTCGCCGGCGCGGGTACGCCTCCCACCCGACTGGAGACCAAGGCCGATGTGACCTTCCAGCCGGGCGAGGGCATCACGGGCATCCACCTGACGGTCCGCGCGGAGGTCCCCGGCCTGGACGCGGAGGGCTTCGCCGCCGCCGCCGAGGACGCCAAGAAGAACTGCCCGGTCAGCCAGGCCCTGACCGGTACGACGATCACCCTGAGCTCCGAGCTCGTCTGA
- a CDS encoding amidohydrolase family protein — protein sequence MTDSVSTSAVRLLGTPADELRIAAVGTSEVVRVAQGPSAPGAQGAAGAVHSKIDMHHHFCAPQWRDWAAHHGLINPERLPPWSRLDTAAAIRFMDGAGITTAVLKPMLPARYRSSAQLREAVNITLQSMIEVAQSHPGRFSYYVPLFLDDAEASSWAVRRGLGQLGAVGVNVTANYGGVYLGDPAYDRLFHELNEYAAVVDTHPHNLPDGPPGGPGAVGGPGASTVPGIPNFMCDFLLDTTRAAVNMISRRTLDRFPDLSIVLPHAGGFLPYIATRLEALGRFCEPSVEPAAVRDHLSRFYYDTAGPMAPAATLLEHVPADHILFGTDWPAAPADTVMDLALPALEADPAFTPEQLQGIYHGNAMRLIPQLATA from the coding sequence ATGACGGATTCCGTGAGCACCTCCGCGGTGCGCCTGCTGGGAACACCTGCGGACGAACTGCGGATCGCCGCGGTGGGCACCAGCGAGGTCGTCCGGGTCGCGCAGGGGCCCTCCGCACCCGGTGCGCAGGGCGCGGCCGGCGCGGTCCATTCGAAGATCGACATGCACCATCACTTCTGCGCGCCGCAATGGCGCGACTGGGCGGCGCACCACGGACTGATCAATCCGGAGCGGCTGCCCCCGTGGAGCCGGCTCGACACCGCGGCGGCGATCCGCTTCATGGACGGGGCGGGCATCACCACCGCCGTCCTCAAGCCGATGCTGCCGGCGCGCTACCGGTCCTCGGCGCAGCTGCGGGAAGCCGTCAACATCACCCTGCAGTCGATGATCGAGGTCGCGCAGTCCCACCCGGGACGGTTCTCGTACTACGTTCCGCTGTTCCTGGACGACGCGGAGGCCTCGTCCTGGGCCGTGCGCCGCGGGCTCGGGCAGCTCGGCGCCGTCGGGGTGAACGTGACGGCCAACTACGGGGGCGTCTACCTCGGCGATCCCGCCTACGACCGGCTGTTCCACGAGCTGAACGAGTACGCGGCCGTGGTGGACACCCACCCGCACAACCTGCCCGACGGCCCGCCCGGCGGGCCGGGGGCGGTCGGCGGCCCCGGTGCGTCGACGGTTCCGGGGATCCCGAACTTCATGTGCGACTTCCTGCTGGACACCACGCGCGCCGCCGTGAACATGATCAGCAGGAGGACCCTGGACCGCTTTCCGGACCTCTCGATCGTGCTGCCGCACGCCGGCGGCTTCCTGCCGTACATCGCGACGCGCCTGGAGGCCCTCGGGCGGTTCTGCGAACCGAGCGTGGAACCGGCCGCGGTCCGCGACCACCTGAGCCGCTTCTACTACGACACGGCGGGCCCGATGGCGCCCGCCGCGACCCTGCTGGAGCACGTGCCCGCCGACCACATCCTCTTCGGCACCGACTGGCCGGCCGCCCCCGCCGACACGGTCATGGACCTGGCGCTCCCCGCCCTCGAGGCGGACCCGGCCTTCACCCCGGAGCAGCTGCAGGGGATCTACCACGGCAACGCGATGCGCCTGATCCCGCAGTTGGCGACCGCCTGA
- a CDS encoding cytochrome P450 family protein has product MAQQDAAPNGGGELHEIVSAVSRGAPEYRQCPHPMYAALREQAPVCRLTPPHGVDTYLITRHDDARDTLSDPRFSKNMHGAIDTYHAVYGSFFDALDDNVLFSDPPRHTRLRRILRSAFTPRRVEQMRPRITEIAEQILGECRRAGTVDLMASFAFPLPIAVLCELMGIPQEDRPEILEQFAVVTRSRFDPSRRAELKAAEERLQHRLERLISDTRDHPSDSFLSDLLQGEEQLEDPELVASLWVLFFAGHKTTAYQIGNSVLNLLLHPDQAALLRSDPALVPRAVEEMLRFEGSVETSTFRYAAQDAEIRGTLIPEGSLVTVAISAANRDPEKFDRPDELDVTREGLQGNHLGFGHGTHYCLGAPLARLEMEIALTCLLRAFPDMEPADAQETGRAWLKGPVPAFRGLEHLWIVLEPGRPDGDPGEASLASVASGK; this is encoded by the coding sequence ATGGCGCAGCAGGATGCGGCACCGAACGGCGGCGGAGAGCTGCACGAGATCGTCTCGGCCGTGTCCAGGGGCGCACCGGAGTACCGGCAGTGCCCCCACCCCATGTACGCAGCCCTGCGCGAGCAGGCGCCGGTGTGCCGGCTGACCCCGCCCCACGGGGTCGACACGTACCTCATCACCCGTCACGACGACGCCCGCGACACCCTGTCAGACCCCCGGTTCAGCAAGAACATGCACGGCGCCATCGACACCTACCACGCCGTCTACGGCAGCTTCTTCGACGCGCTCGACGACAACGTGCTCTTCTCGGACCCGCCCCGGCACACACGGCTGCGGCGCATCCTGCGCAGCGCCTTCACCCCCCGGCGGGTGGAGCAGATGCGCCCGAGGATCACCGAGATCGCCGAGCAGATCCTCGGCGAGTGCCGCAGGGCGGGCACGGTCGACCTGATGGCCTCCTTCGCGTTCCCGCTGCCCATCGCGGTCCTGTGCGAGCTGATGGGCATCCCGCAGGAGGACCGCCCGGAGATCCTGGAGCAGTTCGCGGTGGTGACCCGCTCCCGGTTCGATCCCAGCAGGAGGGCGGAGCTGAAGGCGGCCGAGGAGCGCCTCCAGCACCGGCTGGAGCGGCTCATCTCGGACACCCGCGACCACCCGTCGGACTCCTTCCTCAGCGACCTCCTCCAGGGGGAGGAACAGCTGGAGGACCCCGAACTGGTCGCGTCGCTGTGGGTCCTGTTCTTCGCCGGGCACAAGACCACCGCCTACCAGATCGGCAACTCCGTCCTGAACCTGCTGCTGCACCCCGACCAGGCGGCGCTGCTCCGCAGCGACCCCGCTCTCGTCCCGCGGGCGGTCGAGGAAATGCTGCGCTTCGAGGGATCGGTGGAGACCTCGACCTTCCGGTACGCGGCGCAGGACGCCGAGATCCGGGGCACGCTCATCCCCGAGGGCTCCCTCGTGACGGTCGCGATCTCCGCGGCCAACCGGGACCCCGAGAAGTTCGACCGCCCCGACGAGCTGGACGTGACGCGCGAGGGACTTCAGGGCAACCACCTGGGCTTCGGGCACGGCACGCACTACTGCCTGGGGGCGCCCCTGGCACGGCTCGAGATGGAGATCGCGCTCACCTGCCTGCTGCGGGCGTTCCCCGACATGGAGCCGGCCGACGCGCAGGAGACCGGGAGGGCGTGGCTCAAGGGGCCGGTACCGGCGTTCCGCGGCCTGGAACACCTGTGGATCGTCCTGGAGCCCGGGCGCCCCGACGGGGACCCGGGCGAGGCGTCCCTGGCCTCCGTGGCCTCCGGAAAGTGA
- a CDS encoding alkaline phosphatase PhoX, translating into MPSVRPPGSVTRRGLLAAGTIAFSGALGALFAGGDARAARATRAPLAPRADRGYGPLVADPRGLLDLPAGFTYRVLSRAGAPLRSGEGTVPANCDGMAAFDAGGGRVRLVRNHENRTTAALRVPAVPGLTYDAGALGGCTALELDAAGRVTGERVALAGTAVNCAGGRTPWNTWLSCEETEDRAGTSGYTRDHGYVFEVDPADPQRSGAVPLTAMGRFAHEAVAVDPYRGVVYETEDAFVRPFGLFYRFLPQRPLGGLGSLRAGGRLEAMRVPGLADLAVVDEPGARFPVEWVPVPDPSAAGTPIRLQDFGPGGITHAQKLEGCYWGDGGVHFVSSFARSAEGAAADHHGQVWFYDPRRAVLRLDVLFGPAADIALPGDSPDNICLAPDGGLMVCEDGGGAQYVLGVTTGGEVYPMARNAEDIGPPGAPEWGEFAGVTFSPDGRTMYVNAYTPGTTFAVTGPWR; encoded by the coding sequence ATGCCGTCCGTGCGGCCGCCGGGGTCCGTCACCCGGCGCGGCCTGCTCGCCGCGGGCACGATCGCCTTCAGCGGGGCGCTCGGCGCGCTGTTCGCCGGTGGCGATGCCCGCGCCGCCCGGGCCACCCGCGCGCCCCTGGCCCCCCGCGCCGACCGCGGGTACGGGCCCTTGGTGGCCGATCCGCGCGGGCTGCTCGACCTGCCCGCGGGCTTCACGTACCGGGTGCTCTCCCGGGCCGGCGCGCCGCTGCGCTCCGGGGAGGGAACCGTGCCCGCCAACTGCGACGGCATGGCCGCCTTCGACGCGGGCGGCGGCCGGGTGCGGCTGGTCCGCAACCACGAGAACCGCACCACCGCCGCCCTGCGCGTCCCGGCCGTCCCGGGGCTGACCTACGACGCCGGGGCACTCGGCGGCTGCACGGCCCTGGAGCTCGACGCGGCCGGGCGGGTCACGGGCGAGCGCGTCGCCCTCGCCGGCACCGCCGTCAACTGCGCGGGCGGCCGCACCCCCTGGAACACCTGGCTGAGCTGCGAGGAGACCGAGGACCGCGCGGGCACCTCCGGCTACACCCGCGACCACGGGTACGTCTTCGAGGTGGATCCCGCCGATCCGCAGCGCTCGGGTGCGGTCCCGCTCACCGCGATGGGCCGCTTCGCGCACGAGGCCGTCGCCGTGGACCCGTACCGCGGGGTGGTCTACGAGACCGAGGACGCCTTCGTCCGGCCCTTCGGGCTGTTCTACCGGTTCCTGCCGCAGCGGCCGCTCGGGGGGCTCGGCTCGCTGCGGGCGGGGGGCCGGCTGGAGGCCATGCGGGTCCCGGGGCTGGCGGACCTGGCGGTGGTGGACGAGCCGGGGGCGCGGTTCCCGGTGGAGTGGGTGCCCGTACCGGATCCCTCGGCGGCCGGGACACCGATCCGGCTCCAGGACTTCGGCCCGGGCGGGATCACCCACGCCCAGAAGCTGGAGGGCTGCTACTGGGGCGACGGCGGGGTCCACTTCGTGTCCAGCTTCGCCCGCAGCGCCGAGGGCGCGGCCGCCGACCACCACGGGCAGGTGTGGTTCTACGATCCGCGGCGCGCGGTACTGCGGCTGGACGTGCTGTTCGGCCCGGCCGCCGACATCGCGCTGCCCGGGGACTCCCCCGACAACATCTGTCTGGCCCCGGACGGCGGATTGATGGTCTGCGAGGACGGCGGCGGCGCGCAGTACGTCCTCGGCGTGACGACGGGCGGCGAGGTCTACCCGATGGCCCGCAACGCCGAGGACATCGGGCCGCCCGGGGCCCCGGAGTGGGGGGAGTTCGCCGGGGTCACCTTCTCCCCCGACGGGCGGACGATGTACGTGAACGCCTACACGCCCGGCACCACGTTCGCGGTGACGGGGCCCTGGCGCTGA